Below is a genomic region from Phycisphaerae bacterium.
CTCCGCACGAGACACGATTCGCATGCTTTCCGGCCGGGGCGTGCGGGTGGAATCCAAACCGTTCCAGATGGGCGTGCGTGTGGAACATCCCCAGGAAATGGTGGACCGCTGGCAGTACGGTGCGGCCGCCGGTCATGTCCGACTCGGCGCAGCGGAGTATCACGTTGTCGCCCGCGGCGCCGCCCGCGACTACGGAGACATGTTCAGCTTCTGCATGTGTCCCGGCGGCGTGATTCTGCCCACGAACGAGTCGGCCGGGCTGATTGTCACCAATGGTGCCAGCCGTTCGCATCGCTCCGGGCGATTCGCCAACAGCGGGCTGGTTTTCACGATGAATCCCGCGGTGGCGGGGATGTCGGCGCTGGATGCCGTTGCCTTCCAGGAGCGCTGGGAACGGCTTGCCTTCGAGACAACCGGCCGAACCTATTGCGTTCCAGCGCAACGTGCGGCGGATTTCCTGGAGGGGCGGATCTCGGACGGCATGCTGGAGACATCGTTTCCGCTCGGCGGACAATGGACCGACATTCGCGCCGTGGTCCCCAAAGAAGTCAGCGCGGCTCTGGAGCGCGCCCTGCCCACGCTCGAGGCGAAGTTTCCGGGGTTCGCCGGTGCCGATGCCCTCGTCACCGCTCCGGAAACACGCGCCAGTGCTCCGGTTCGCCTCGTGCGGGATGCTGAAACGCGCCAGGCCGAGGGCGTCCAGGGGCTCTATCCCGTCGGGGAAGGTGCCGGCTACGCCGGCGGCATCCTCAGCGCGGCGGTGGACGGCATCAAATCCGCTCACGCCATCGTCCGGACGTACGCGCCGCATCGCTGATTTTCGGACCGACACCACCGTGGCGGACAATCCAAACCCGCTCGAATTCTCCTGCCTCTTTGGGATATACTCCCCTGTTTCCGTGGCCGGTTTTGATGGCGGCGAGTAGGGGCTGGTTTTTCGGGAGTCGCGTCCGAATCGACGGGCGCCGCCCGGGACGAGAGGATCGCGCTGATGCCTGAAGACTTCATCATGGGACCCAAGCTCGGCGATCTCGTCGAGCGAATCGTGAGCAGCTACCGGGCGGACGCCCGCACGCAGCACATCGACCGTATTTACCTGCCTTCCCGCGCCGACATTGTTCGCCTGACCAACGAGCTTCTCGAGCTGCTCTACCCGGGCTTCCTCGGGCGGCAGCACCTTACGCAGTACAATGTCGCTTTCCACGTGGGTGACCTGCTGCCGCGCATCGCGGAGAAGCTGTTCCGCCAGATCTATCTCTGCCTGTGTTACATGGAAGAGGCGGCGACCTCGGGGAAGAACCCGGCCGGCGACTGCGAAAACCGGGCCCGCCGATATACCGTGGATTTACTCGAGGACATCCCTGCGATTCGCGAGATGCTGGCCGGCGACGTGCAGGCTTCGTATGACGGCGACCCGGCGGCGCTGAATCTCGATGAAGTCATGCTCGCCTATCCCGGTCTGCTGGCCATCAGCGTTCACCGTCTGGCCCACCGGCTTTATTCGCTCGATGTGCCGCTCATGCCGCGCATCATGTCCGAATGGGCTCACGCCCAGACGGGCATTGATATACACCCCGGCGCACGCATCGGGCAAAGCTTCTTCATCGATCACGGTACGGGCGTGGTTATCGGCGAGACGACGGACATCGGCGACAACGTTAAGGTCTACCAGGGCGTGACGCTCGGTGCCCTCTCGTTCCCCAAGGATGAACGGGGGCGCGTGATTCGCGGGGCCAAGCGGCACCCCACGGTGAAGGACAACGTCACCCTCTACGCCAATGCCATTGTCCTCGGAGGCGAAACCGTTATCGGCGAGAACTCCGTCATCGGCGGTTCCGTGTTCGTCACGTCCAGCGTTCCGCCCAACAGCGTGGTCACGTTCAAGCCGCCGGAGCTGAAGGTCAAGCAACGCGGTGCGGACACGGACAAGAAACCCGCGCCTCCGCCGGAGCAAGAGGCCCAGCAATACATGCCGGACTACATGATCTGAGGTTTAGCGGCGTCGTTGCAGCGCGTCCGCTTTGCGAACCAAGTCCACGAACTCGGCCCGGTAGCCGTCGGGGTCATACCCCATGGCGGTGCCGGCCAGCTCGGCGACAAAGGGGAAGTCGATCAGATCGGCGTACTGCGAGTGACGCAGCAACATGCCGAAAGACGCCACGGCCGCGGCGAACACGAAGTCATCCGAGGCGTCATCCAGCGTCAAGCCCGTGTCATACGCAGGGAATTCGATCAGCCTGCTGATGTCGCCATCCGGATCCTTGTAGCGCAGCCGGACGGTCATGGCCGCGCCGTTCATTGTGGCCGCGAAATTCGGCTCGAACGTTTCTTCTCCGACGGATTCAGTGAGCGGCGATGCCGGGATCAACTCGTAGAGCGCCGTGACCGTATGTCCGGCGCCAATCTCGCCGGCGTCCTTGGTATCGTCGTCGAAATCCTCGGTCTGGAGCATGCGGTTCTCGTAGCCCACGAGCCGGTAGCCGACGACCTCATCCGGATTAAATTCCACCTGGATTTTGACGTCCTTGGCGATGGTCACCAGCGTTCCGCCCATCTGATCGACGAGCACCTTGCGCGCTTCGTCAAGCGAATCGATGTAGGCGTAGTTGCCGTTGCCCTTGTCGGCCAGCATCTCCAGCATGCCATCCTTGAGGTTACCCATGCCCAGGCCGAGCACCGTCAGAAACACGCCGTCGCGGGCGCGATCGGTGATGAGCGCTTCCAGTTCCGCCCGATTGGTGACGCCCACGTTGAAGTCGCCGTCGGTGGCCAGGATCACGCGGTTGGCGCCGCCTTCGATGTAGTTGTTCAGGGCCGTGTCGTAGGCCAGTTCGATGCCCTCGCCGGCGTTGGTCGATCCGCCCGCCCGGAGCCCGTCCAGTGCCGCCCGGATGGCACCCTGCTGATAGCCGGGGGTCGAAGGCAACACCAATCCGGATGAACCGGCGTAGACCACGATGGCCACGCGGTCGTCGTCGTACAGCTCCTCGACCATCATCTTCATGCCCTCGATGAGGAGCGGCAGCTTGTTGGCGGGCTGCATGGAGCCGGAGACATCGATGAGAAACACGACGTTCGCGGACGGCCGCGTGTCCTCGGGGAACACCTTTCCCTTGAGCCCGATGCGGGCCAGGCGGTGCTCGGCGTTCCAGGGGCACTCCGCGAACTCGACGTTCACGGAGAACGGCTCGTCGCCCGTGGGCGGCGGGTAGTCGTAGTGGAAGTAGTTGATCAGCTCCTCGATGCGCACAGCCGGCGTGGGCGGCAACATGCCCTTTGTCAGAAACCGCCGCACGTTGGCATAGGAGGCCGTGTCCACGTCGATGGAGAACGTGGAGACCGGCTGCTGGTCCAGGGTGAGGAAGGGGTTTTCGGGCAAGGACTGGTAATCCTCGCCGCTTGCGCGTTCAATCTCCAGCCAGGGACTCTCGCCTGACAGAATGATCGAGCGATTATCCAGCGGGACCGTCGTCGATTTCTTGTCGGAAGATGGAGTATGGTAGCCGTAGGATATGTTGTCGTAGGTCTCGAAGTGGAGGCTCGCCGCCACCGCCCTCGTGCTCGTCAGAGCCTCGTTCCTTGGCGCGGCGGTAGTCCCCGGCGGGTCACCTCCAACCACACCGGCGCCAACAAGCGACTCTGACTCGTTTCCGGGATTGACCTCTGCGTGTACCGACGATCCCCCAATTCCGGCATACGGTGTCAGATTCCTCTTGCGAATTCGCTGAACCGGCGCCGTAACTTCCGACTGTAAGCGCATGTCCTGCTGGCTCAATCTCGCAGCGGCCAACTTCTTGGCCTTTTCCGAGCTCTCTCTTGCCCTGCCCAGGCGCGGCAGCATCATATAACCAACGAACGCGGCCAGGAGAATCGATGCCGCCAAGGCCGACGGGATCATCACGCGATATAGCCGTCGCGGACGTGCCGCGCGATGTCCCAAGTCCCGCGCCTCTGAAGCCGCGGCAATCTCCTCCCGCTGAGAGGGCGCGAGGGCCACCTGTCCTTCTTCCGCCAGGGCACGCTCCAACACGTCGGCCGTGCGACGCAGGTCGTCCACCAACGCCCGCGCTGCCGGGTCGCTTTCCAGCAGGCACTCGAACGCCTCGCGCTCCGCGCCGTCGAGTTCGCCCAGGGCGTAGGCTGTCAAACGAGGGTCGTTCGGATCAATGGTCATGGCTGTCACCTCGCTCAATCTTCGTTGTTCATGCGCTTGCGCAGCGTGGTCATGGCGGCGTGCAGGAGGAAGCCGACGTTGCCTGCGGAGAGTCCGGTCACCTGAGCGATCTCCCGGTAGCGCAGCCCCGCCTGGAAGCGGAGGATTACGACCTCCTGCTGGTTTGCGGGAAGTTCGTTCACCATCGCGCCGACGCGGTCGCACGCCTCGCCGTGCAGGGCGGCCTCGATGGGCGTTGCCGGTGCGGCCGCGGGTGCCAGGCTTTTCGATTCCACCAGGGTCTTCATGCGACGATCCTTGCGTTGGACATCCAGGGCGCGGCTGCGGCAGACGGCAAAGAGCCACGGCGCCAGGCGACCATCCAGACGGGCGTGGTCCTCCCGGCAGAGCCGCAGGAAGGTCTCCTGCACGGCGTCACGGGCCGCGTCGAGATCGCCGGTCAGGCGGAAGGCATAGCGGACCAGCGCGGATTCGTGCCGTTCCAGTGCGGCCTGCACCCACGCGGCTTGTCGCGGCTTTTCGGACTGGGTCATCGCCACCCCCGCCGTGCCATCTCTATTTCAGATAACGAACGAGATGCGCTGTTATTAGAATTTAACCCGAAACGCTCGAGGCGGCGGCACTGCGTCGCCCGCAAGATATGACGCGACTATGCCCCGCAAGTTCCCGTGAACCATGGCAGCGCGGTCCCAGCGGTCTTTCGGCGCAAAAAAAAGGGGCCGGAATTCCGGCCCCGAAGGGTGCGAGAAGTTTGACGTGGGTCAGGCGCCCCTGGTGACGCCATATCGCCGAAGGAATACCAGCCCGGGCAACCCCGCCAGGACCAGCCACGCGGCACCGGGAAGCGGGATGGTCGTCACCGCCAAGTCGGAGCCGCCGCCCGTGGGGCCGGTACTCTGGAAGCGAACGCCGAAATTGAATGCCCCGGCCGTTCCGCCCGTGGAAAGCTCGTTCCAGAACGCGGACTCGAACTGGGCATTGCTGAGGTTGTCCAGACCCGTGCCCACAATGTCAAAGGTGTAGGTTTCCGAAGCTCCCTCGACGATCTGGATGCCGCTGCCTGTTCCATCGGTGATGAATGCGGGAACCGAGTTGGCGTTCATCACGCCGAAATCGAAGAAGCCGGCTGCGTTCGGGGTCTTGATGTTGCCGGGATCGTAGCGCACCCACCAACCGCTCGGGTTGGGCGACGTCAGCGCCGTGGCCTGCTGTGGTCCCGCGTCGTCGACGTCACCGCCAATACTGGTAAACGCGACGCCCGCGATGGTGGGAACGTTAAAGCCCCACGCCGTGATTACCCCCCCGAAAGACGTGGAGGTCGTGTTTGTGACTTGCACGATGATCTTGGCAGCCGTGTCGCTCAGTGATTGGTAAGTGAAGGAGATGTCCGCCGTCACCTGACTGCTGACCAGCCCCCCAACGGTCTGATTCAGCACGGCCTTCGCCGGTGACGCAAAACCAATGACCGCCCCCGTCAAGGCTGCCGCAATAGCAACCTTCTTTCCCCCCGAGAACATGTTGATACCTCTTTCCGCCCGTAGATCTTCGGGCAACCCGTCCCGCTTTCTCTGGTTGGTCAACACCAGATTTGCATATACGAGACAAACCCCAGTCACATTCCGGACCCCTCAGCACAATGATGGTAGTCGGGATTCAGCGATACTGTCAAGCAGTTTTGCGTTCGCCCCACTATGCTGGGACGAATTGGTTTCTCACTTTGCTATTATCGGGAGTGTTCGAAAGCGAGTCATTCTGTCGGCTCGATGCAGTCCGGCGCATCGTAGGTCGGCTTGTTCACCTTTTTGCTGATGGGGTAGGCCTGCATCTCTTTGGCCGGGAATGGCAAGAGAAGTTGATTGAGCGCGGGGGCGTTTTGGCAATTGGGATCAAGCCAGGTGTCGTAGCTCGACGCCGGGAGAATGACCGGCATGCGGTCGTGGATGGGTTCCATGAGCTCGTTGGGGTTGGTGGTGATGATCGTACAGGAGTCGACGGCCGATCCGTCGCCACCCTCCCAGTGTTCCCAGAGACCCGCGAATGCGAAGGGGCGATGATCGCGCAGGTGAATGTAGAAGGGCTGCTTCTGTCGGGAGCCGGGGACTTTCTGCCACTCGTAGAAGCCATCGGCCAGAACCAGGCAGCGGCGTTTCTTGAAAGCGGCGCGGAACGACGGTTTGCTCGCCACGCCATCCGCGCGGGCGTTGATCATGCGGTTTCCGATGGCGGGGTCGTCGGCCCAGAAGGGGATGAGGCCCCAGTGCAGCAGATCGCACCGCCGTGCGCCTGCCTCCGCGCGGACGGCGGCAACGGCTTGCGTCGGCGCGATGTTGTAGCGGGGCGAAAGCGGCGGCGTCTCCGCGAGTTCAAAGACCTCCGCCAGGACATCGGCCGGCGTCGTGAGAGTAAATCGTCCGCACATCGTAATCTCACGCCCCGGCGCCGATGCCTTCCATGCGCGTGACGCGCAGGGCTTCCTCCAAGGTGGTCAGGCCGTCGCGTACCTTGGCGATGGCGTCATCGCGGAGCGTGATCGCCCCGTGCTCGACGGCGTAGCTCTCCAATTCCTCCGTCGTAGCCTTGCGCATGACCAGGTTCGACAGGCCGGAGTCGAACGAGACGAATTCGAAAACTCCCACGCGTCCGAAGTACCCGGAGCGCAGGCATCGCGAGCACCCCGCGCCGCGGAAGATCTCCACGCCGGTGCGCTCCGCGGGGATGCCCATGATGCGCCGTTCGGTGTCGTTCGGCTCGTAGGGCTTGCGGCAGTTGGGACAGATCTTGCGGACCAGGCGTTGGGCCATCACGCCGATGATGGCACTGGCCACGAGGTAGGGCTCGCAGCCCATGTCCAGCAGTCGCGTCACGGCGCCGACGGCGGAGTTCGTGTGCAAGGTGGCGAAGACGAGGTGGCCGGTCAGCGAAGCCTCAAGGGCCAGGTGGGCCGTCTCCTCGTCACGAATCTCGCCGACCATGATGACGTCGGGATCGTGCCGCAAGATGCTCCGCAGCGCCGAAGCGAAGGACACGCCGAACTGCCGGTCCACGGGCACCTGGTTCACGCCGGCAATCTGGTACTCGACGGGATCCTCCACGGTCACGATGTGCTTGTCGATGGTGTTGATACACTGGAGTGCCGCGTAGAGCGTCGTGGTCTTGCCGCTTCCCGTTGGACCGGTAAGCAGAATGATGCCGTAGGGGCGATGGATGAGGCGCTCGAACGCCTGCCGAATCTCCAGGCCCATTCCCAGCGATTCCATCGTGATCTGCGACTTGTCTTGCGTAAGCAAACGAAGCGTTACGCACTCTCCGCGCGCGCCGGGAATGACGGCGACGCGAACGTCGATTTCCTGATCGAAGCTGCGATGACTGAACCGGCCGTCCTGCGGTTTGCGCCGCTCGGTGATATCGAGCGTCGCCAGCACCTTGATGCGAGAAACCAGCGGCGCGGCCGCGTCCAGCGGAAACGCGCGCACTTCCATGAGCCGTCCGTCGATGCGCAGACGGACGCGAAGGCGATCCTCTTCCGGCTCGATGTGAATATCACTCGCGCGGCGATCCACGGCTTCATCGATGATGCTGTCGAACTGCTCGAGCATGTTCAGGCCCGTGGCCGTCGAAGGAGCCACGGCCTGGGAAATGGGCGTCATCGACTGGACCCTGGCCCCCTGCGATCGCGCCTGCCCGTAGACATGCTCGATCTGCTCGCGAATCTGGTAGCGCGGACTGACCACGAGCTGCACCGGGCGCTCGAACCGGGAGGTGACCGCCGCGCGAACCGTCGGATCAACGGGGTCGGCCACTGCGGCGATGAGCTGTCCGCCAACCTCACCGAAAATCAGGCAGTCCTTTCGCCGGGCGATGTTCTCGGGAAGGGTGAGCACCCACGCCCGGGTGGGCGTCCGACGGGTAAGGTCGAGAAACCGATATCCCGTCAGGTCCGCGTACATCTGTGCCAGATCGGCGTCGCTGATCAAATCGCGGGCCAGGATTGTCTCGGCAAGCGGCAGCCCAGCGATCTCCGACTCCCGCAGCAGCGTCGTGAGAGATACAAACGTCAGCGTGCCTTCGTTCAGAAGGCGCTTGACGACGAGCGGTTCGGCAAGTTCGGCGGCGAGCATGACCGGCTTACCCCCTGCCCAGCACGACAAAGAGGGCGTCATCATCGCCCTGGCCGCCCGCCATGTGCGCGGACCAGAGGCGTTCGAGCGCGGCCGAAGTGTCCACCACGGAGTTGAAGGCGTTACGGTCGAGCAGGGCTTCATGCAGGCGTGATTCGCCCAGCGGCTCGCCGCCCACGCTGGAGGCCTCGATCAATCCATCGGTGTGGCAGACGACACGGAATGCTTCAGGAAGGTCCACGCGGGTCGGCTCGAAGACGTATTCCGGATCGACGCCCAGAATGAGGGAAGGCTCATCAAGCGTAATCAGACGTCCCGGCGCGACCATGAGCAGGGGGGCCATTCCTCCGGCATTGATGTAGATCAGCTTGCCGGCGGAGATGTCCGCGGCGATGAACGTGCAGGGAACGATCTGGCGGGCGGGTGCGGCGGCGATGCTGCGGTTCAGCTCATTGAACATTGCCGCAGGATCGAAATAGGCGTCTTCCGCCACGGACAAGGCCGTGCGAAGCGCTGCGATCATCGACGCCGCCTGCATGAGTCCGTGCATGCCGTGCCCCCCGGCGTCGACGACAAGCACACAGCAGTGTTGCTCGTCAAGGTGGACAACTTCCACGAGATCGCCACAGCGGGCCCTTCCCGGAAAGCGACGCGTGGCGACTTCAAACGACTCACTCGACGATACCGGCGGCGACAACGACCCCTGTATGCGGCGGATCACTCCCATCCACGAGGCCCCTTCCCGCACGGCGGTTCGCGTCAGCTTGCGTGCCGTCTCGCCGATCATCATGCCGAGGTGCGCCCCGGCCGCCATCGCATAGGGCAACGCCGTCGCTGGGAAGGGCTTCTTCGACTGCGGACGATCCGCGTAGATAACGCCAATGACCTCCCCCCGGTGCAGGAGGG
It encodes:
- a CDS encoding FAD-dependent oxidoreductase translates to MPIVVRNVLLGLNESEEALPGLAARRLHIPESAVRYWSIVRRAIDARKKDVRFSYQLEIALEGGRKSELACLKRMRPAEAAWIKPEPEEPLVMGKGPSANRPVIVGFGPGGMFAALRLAELGYRPLVLERGREVRRRHRDIMQRYYRERDFDPESNLLFGEGGAGTYSDGKLYTRLNDPLCRSVLETLYLHGADPDILVDTRPHLGSDRLPTLCTRIRERIESLGGEIRFGSRLDDIRIEDGRLIAVHVSSDDSARAAEWMDVGPVLLSIGHSARDTIRMLSGRGVRVESKPFQMGVRVEHPQEMVDRWQYGAAAGHVRLGAAEYHVVARGAARDYGDMFSFCMCPGGVILPTNESAGLIVTNGASRSHRSGRFANSGLVFTMNPAVAGMSALDAVAFQERWERLAFETTGRTYCVPAQRAADFLEGRISDGMLETSFPLGGQWTDIRAVVPKEVSAALERALPTLEAKFPGFAGADALVTAPETRASAPVRLVRDAETRQAEGVQGLYPVGEGAGYAGGILSAAVDGIKSAHAIVRTYAPHR
- a CDS encoding SOS response-associated peptidase produces the protein MCGRFTLTTPADVLAEVFELAETPPLSPRYNIAPTQAVAAVRAEAGARRCDLLHWGLIPFWADDPAIGNRMINARADGVASKPSFRAAFKKRRCLVLADGFYEWQKVPGSRQKQPFYIHLRDHRPFAFAGLWEHWEGGDGSAVDSCTIITTNPNELMEPIHDRMPVILPASSYDTWLDPNCQNAPALNQLLLPFPAKEMQAYPISKKVNKPTYDAPDCIEPTE
- a CDS encoding serine acetyltransferase → MPEDFIMGPKLGDLVERIVSSYRADARTQHIDRIYLPSRADIVRLTNELLELLYPGFLGRQHLTQYNVAFHVGDLLPRIAEKLFRQIYLCLCYMEEAATSGKNPAGDCENRARRYTVDLLEDIPAIREMLAGDVQASYDGDPAALNLDEVMLAYPGLLAISVHRLAHRLYSLDVPLMPRIMSEWAHAQTGIDIHPGARIGQSFFIDHGTGVVIGETTDIGDNVKVYQGVTLGALSFPKDERGRVIRGAKRHPTVKDNVTLYANAIVLGGETVIGENSVIGGSVFVTSSVPPNSVVTFKPPELKVKQRGADTDKKPAPPPEQEAQQYMPDYMI
- a CDS encoding sigma-70 family RNA polymerase sigma factor, yielding MTQSEKPRQAAWVQAALERHESALVRYAFRLTGDLDAARDAVQETFLRLCREDHARLDGRLAPWLFAVCRSRALDVQRKDRRMKTLVESKSLAPAAAPATPIEAALHGEACDRVGAMVNELPANQQEVVILRFQAGLRYREIAQVTGLSAGNVGFLLHAAMTTLRKRMNNED
- a CDS encoding SpoIIE family protein phosphatase; this encodes MPTLRFVDDGGQLQVRTLDSERFVIGRAAGSQIIFDDDMISREHVAIEIDRDGRFRIRDLGSRNKTYVNGELIAETLLSPGDVIRVGDRIVEYLDETGTEERFDPECLTPDKTEPPNCEWLRSKAPVSLTLAQVSQLALLGADLPLSSRAEDIAQGSIGQVLLDLQAERGFIALRGDAKTELLPLAHRALKRPSGGSLTPVSQWFVFAPLLQSVAGRYPQTASQINPKLGFAATAVTAPLLHRGEVIGVIYADRPQSKKPFPATALPYAMAAGAHLGMMIGETARKLTRTAVREGASWMGVIRRIQGSLSPPVSSSESFEVATRRFPGRARCGDLVEVVHLDEQHCCVLVVDAGGHGMHGLMQAASMIAALRTALSVAEDAYFDPAAMFNELNRSIAAAPARQIVPCTFIAADISAGKLIYINAGGMAPLLMVAPGRLITLDEPSLILGVDPEYVFEPTRVDLPEAFRVVCHTDGLIEASSVGGEPLGESRLHEALLDRNAFNSVVDTSAALERLWSAHMAGGQGDDDALFVVLGRG
- a CDS encoding von Willebrand factor type A domain-containing protein, with product MTIDPNDPRLTAYALGELDGAEREAFECLLESDPAARALVDDLRRTADVLERALAEEGQVALAPSQREEIAAASEARDLGHRAARPRRLYRVMIPSALAASILLAAFVGYMMLPRLGRARESSEKAKKLAAARLSQQDMRLQSEVTAPVQRIRKRNLTPYAGIGGSSVHAEVNPGNESESLVGAGVVGGDPPGTTAAPRNEALTSTRAVAASLHFETYDNISYGYHTPSSDKKSTTVPLDNRSIILSGESPWLEIERASGEDYQSLPENPFLTLDQQPVSTFSIDVDTASYANVRRFLTKGMLPPTPAVRIEELINYFHYDYPPPTGDEPFSVNVEFAECPWNAEHRLARIGLKGKVFPEDTRPSANVVFLIDVSGSMQPANKLPLLIEGMKMMVEELYDDDRVAIVVYAGSSGLVLPSTPGYQQGAIRAALDGLRAGGSTNAGEGIELAYDTALNNYIEGGANRVILATDGDFNVGVTNRAELEALITDRARDGVFLTVLGLGMGNLKDGMLEMLADKGNGNYAYIDSLDEARKVLVDQMGGTLVTIAKDVKIQVEFNPDEVVGYRLVGYENRMLQTEDFDDDTKDAGEIGAGHTVTALYELIPASPLTESVGEETFEPNFAATMNGAAMTVRLRYKDPDGDISRLIEFPAYDTGLTLDDASDDFVFAAAVASFGMLLRHSQYADLIDFPFVAELAGTAMGYDPDGYRAEFVDLVRKADALQRRR
- a CDS encoding VPLPA-CTERM sorting domain-containing protein; translated protein: MFSGGKKVAIAAALTGAVIGFASPAKAVLNQTVGGLVSSQVTADISFTYQSLSDTAAKIIVQVTNTTSTSFGGVITAWGFNVPTIAGVAFTSIGGDVDDAGPQQATALTSPNPSGWWVRYDPGNIKTPNAAGFFDFGVMNANSVPAFITDGTGSGIQIVEGASETYTFDIVGTGLDNLSNAQFESAFWNELSTGGTAGAFNFGVRFQSTGPTGGGSDLAVTTIPLPGAAWLVLAGLPGLVFLRRYGVTRGA
- a CDS encoding type II/IV secretion system protein, yielding MLAAELAEPLVVKRLLNEGTLTFVSLTTLLRESEIAGLPLAETILARDLISDADLAQMYADLTGYRFLDLTRRTPTRAWVLTLPENIARRKDCLIFGEVGGQLIAAVADPVDPTVRAAVTSRFERPVQLVVSPRYQIREQIEHVYGQARSQGARVQSMTPISQAVAPSTATGLNMLEQFDSIIDEAVDRRASDIHIEPEEDRLRVRLRIDGRLMEVRAFPLDAAAPLVSRIKVLATLDITERRKPQDGRFSHRSFDQEIDVRVAVIPGARGECVTLRLLTQDKSQITMESLGMGLEIRQAFERLIHRPYGIILLTGPTGSGKTTTLYAALQCINTIDKHIVTVEDPVEYQIAGVNQVPVDRQFGVSFASALRSILRHDPDVIMVGEIRDEETAHLALEASLTGHLVFATLHTNSAVGAVTRLLDMGCEPYLVASAIIGVMAQRLVRKICPNCRKPYEPNDTERRIMGIPAERTGVEIFRGAGCSRCLRSGYFGRVGVFEFVSFDSGLSNLVMRKATTEELESYAVEHGAITLRDDAIAKVRDGLTTLEEALRVTRMEGIGAGA